GTATGACTACTCGACCGGAGTGCTCCGTGGCGCCGGCCAGTTGGGCGAATTCCGCCGCGGCTTCCTCGGCATCCACCGCCGCTATTTCGTGTCTTCGCCGGCCGGGAGCTTCGAGCCCGCCTTGCTTACCATGTTCGCCGGTGGCGGCTCTTCGCTTTTCGACCGCGAGAAGTTCCTCGCCCTCGGCGGCTTTGACGAATCGTTTGCGCCCTTCGGCTGGGAAGACGTCGAGCTGTCGCTGCGGGCCTGGAAGCGCGGCTTCGAGGTGCGCTACGAGCCGCAAAGCGCCGTCTGGCACCAGTTCTCTTCCACCATCACCCCGCGCTTCTCGCCCCGGCACGTCAGGGCCATCTATGAGCGCAATCGTCTGCTCGCCCACTGGCTCCATCTCGACACGCCCACCCAGGCCGCCGCCCACGCCTTCTTCCTGCTGCTGAAGTTGCTGACAAGTCTGTTCGCCGGCCGGTGGGAAACCTGGAGCGGGTTGATGCAGGCGCTCGGGCGGTGGGGCGAAGTACGGGCCAGGCGGCAGGAACTGCGCGCCACTCAACAACGCGAACTCAGCGATGTCCTGCGCCGACTTGCCGAACAGTCAGCCCGCCCGGGCGTGCAGCCGCTTACCTCGAGCTCGGCTCCGGTGCGAGCTTACCTGCGCCCACCGGCGAGTCATCCGGAGGGAGCTGCCTTGAGGCTTCCACGGCAGAGGGAGTAACCATGCAGATTCTGTTGATCGGGGCAAAAGGTCAGTTGGCGGAGGAT
The Candidatus Acidiferrales bacterium DNA segment above includes these coding regions:
- a CDS encoding glycosyltransferase, whose product is MMANRTGQPGVSIVIPSWNGRALLEKFLPSVVNAAATFETVCRQATEIVVADDASTDETPAWLSVRFPRVRCESSQRRQGFAPTANRGIRSARHPLVYLVNNDVALEPATLLPLADHFSDPAVFAVASQVYDYSTGVLRGAGQLGEFRRGFLGIHRRYFVSSPAGSFEPALLTMFAGGGSSLFDREKFLALGGFDESFAPFGWEDVELSLRAWKRGFEVRYEPQSAVWHQFSSTITPRFSPRHVRAIYERNRLLAHWLHLDTPTQAAAHAFFLLLKLLTSLFAGRWETWSGLMQALGRWGEVRARRQELRATQQRELSDVLRRLAEQSARPGVQPLTSSSAPVRAYLRPPASHPEGAALRLPRQRE